Proteins encoded in a region of the Armatimonadota bacterium genome:
- a CDS encoding uroporphyrinogen III decarboxylase — protein MTGYERFMTALLRHGEPDKVPLWELIVNEPTLSAVGASSLEELAEMDHLDGITIFEDMQMQLLGSAQQSGVVWRGRTLVEGTQQIVRDEWGIIWGVTEFGIPYPIEGPIRSREDLKHYTPPDPDAPHRLRSLREAVKRFKGRKAIVFLTHDGFEFPHYLRGGMENLLVDYLDDPELAHTLAEMVTDYKIRLMRHAIREGADAVVSGDDYATAHGLIMSPAHFREFILPYLKRSIDAAHEMGVPYIKHTDGNIWAIMDMLVEAGIDAIDPIEPLAGMDIGEVKARYGDHIAVIGNVDCSVVLTRGAREEVEEAVKETIAKASPGGGHILASSNSIHPAVKPENYLAMVEAARKYGNYPIDPKLVAEYRHRNYIRRYVKV, from the coding sequence ATGACCGGTTACGAACGTTTCATGACCGCTCTGTTGCGCCATGGGGAACCCGACAAGGTTCCCCTGTGGGAACTGATCGTCAACGAGCCGACCCTTTCCGCGGTGGGCGCCAGTTCGCTGGAAGAACTCGCCGAGATGGACCACCTGGACGGCATCACCATCTTCGAGGACATGCAGATGCAGTTGCTCGGTTCCGCCCAGCAATCGGGGGTTGTCTGGCGAGGACGTACCTTGGTGGAAGGCACACAGCAAATTGTGCGCGACGAATGGGGCATCATCTGGGGAGTCACCGAGTTCGGGATTCCCTACCCGATTGAAGGTCCCATTCGTTCACGCGAAGACCTGAAACATTATACGCCGCCCGACCCCGATGCCCCTCACCGACTGAGATCCCTGCGCGAGGCGGTCAAACGGTTCAAGGGGCGCAAAGCGATTGTCTTCCTGACACACGATGGCTTCGAATTTCCACACTACCTGCGTGGAGGCATGGAAAACCTGCTGGTGGACTATCTAGATGACCCCGAGCTGGCGCATACGCTGGCAGAGATGGTGACCGATTACAAGATCCGCCTGATGCGCCACGCTATTCGCGAAGGGGCAGATGCTGTGGTATCGGGTGATGACTACGCTACCGCACATGGCTTGATTATGAGCCCGGCGCACTTCCGCGAGTTCATCCTGCCCTACCTGAAGCGCAGTATCGACGCCGCGCACGAGATGGGCGTGCCTTACATCAAGCATACTGACGGCAATATCTGGGCGATTATGGATATGCTGGTGGAGGCGGGCATCGATGCCATTGACCCCATCGAACCGCTGGCGGGCATGGACATCGGCGAGGTAAAGGCGCGCTATGGCGACCACATCGCGGTGATAGGCAACGTGGACTGTTCGGTGGTGCTGACGCGGGGCGCACGCGAGGAGGTAGAGGAGGCAGTGAAGGAGACCATCGCTAAAGCCTCACCGGGTGGGGGGCACATCCTGGCGTCGAGCAATTCTATCCACCCCGCCGTTAAGCCTGAAAACTATTTGGCGATGGTGGAAGCGGCGAGAAAATACGGCAACTACCCGATAGACCCCAAGCTGGTGGCGGAGTATCGGCATAGGAACTACATACGGCGGTACGTGAAAGTGTGA
- a CDS encoding NADH dehydrogenase produces the protein MEFFEVLKRRRSVRAYERKPIEEEKLKQILEAINSAPSAGNLQAYEVVLVRDREHIRQLARASHDQTFIEDAPVVLVFVANPLRNSSTYGRRGEHLYCMQDATIACTIAHLAATALGLSSCWIGAFDDEAVARIIGAEPPLQPAAILPIAYPAEHPASRPRRPLEDLIHEERLRRVQ, from the coding sequence ATGGAGTTCTTTGAGGTTTTGAAGCGACGGCGTTCTGTACGCGCCTACGAGCGTAAACCGATTGAGGAAGAGAAGCTAAAACAGATACTGGAGGCAATCAATAGCGCGCCCTCGGCGGGCAATCTGCAGGCGTACGAGGTGGTGCTGGTGCGCGACCGCGAGCACATCCGCCAGCTCGCCCGTGCCTCGCACGACCAGACTTTCATCGAAGATGCACCGGTGGTGCTGGTGTTTGTGGCCAATCCGTTGCGCAACAGTAGCACCTACGGCAGGCGGGGAGAGCATCTCTACTGTATGCAGGACGCCACCATCGCCTGCACGATTGCCCATCTTGCGGCTACTGCGCTGGGGTTGAGCAGCTGCTGGATAGGCGCATTCGACGACGAAGCGGTCGCGAGGATTATCGGTGCGGAGCCACCGTTACAGCCGGCGGCGATACTGCCTATCGCCTATCCTGCGGAACATCCCGCATCTCGCCCGCGCCGCCCGCTGGAGGACCTGATTCACGAGGAACGGCTGAGGAGAGTACAATGA
- the algU gene encoding RNA polymerase sigma-H factor → MPHSSGTVNSADADRQAIERFLAGDASAFEELYHRYQPYVYNVVNGIVQNADDARDVTQDVFLHVYESLSRFRGGSAFSTWLYRVAVNAAITHVRKERRHPQISLDALREFRADIDAEPEQQATRAETQQAVQQMLAQLPEQQRAVLVLRYFQELSLEEIAEVMNCSVAAVKVRLHRARNSFRRLFEKRHSQEDDENR, encoded by the coding sequence TTGCCGCACTCATCCGGTACGGTGAACTCAGCCGATGCCGACCGTCAGGCGATAGAACGATTTCTGGCGGGCGATGCCAGTGCGTTCGAGGAACTGTACCATCGGTACCAGCCTTATGTGTACAACGTGGTGAACGGCATCGTGCAAAACGCCGACGATGCGCGGGATGTCACGCAGGACGTGTTTCTGCACGTGTATGAATCGCTGTCGCGTTTTCGTGGTGGCTCCGCGTTTTCTACGTGGCTCTATCGGGTGGCGGTAAACGCTGCCATCACCCACGTACGCAAGGAGAGACGCCACCCGCAGATATCGCTGGACGCGCTGCGCGAGTTTCGTGCTGACATCGACGCCGAGCCAGAGCAGCAGGCGACCCGCGCAGAAACACAGCAGGCAGTACAGCAAATGCTCGCCCAGCTCCCCGAACAGCAACGAGCAGTGCTGGTACTGCGCTATTTTCAAGAGCTGTCGTTGGAGGAGATAGCAGAGGTAATGAACTGTTCGGTGGCAGCCGTCAAGGTACGTTTGCACCGCGCCCGTAACAGTTTCCGTCGTCTGTTCGAAAAGCGACACTCGCAAGAGGATGATGAGAACCGATGA